Proteins found in one Nostoc sp. NIES-3756 genomic segment:
- a CDS encoding IS982 family transposase, giving the protein MYSLEALFCHVDDFCQAFEAQWHRKLLSHGAIKRKREKSLCLSEIMTILIAFHQNHYRDFKYFYLNQVKQYWNSAFPGLPSYQRFIEWLPSTLIPLCVYLKHCFGRCTGIGFIDSTSLKVCHNRRISRHRVFKDLASRGKTSVDWFFGFKLHLVVNEFGQLLNVALTPGNVDDRQPVHDLLSGLFGKIFADRGYVSQKLATQLLNDFGIEFFAKPRRNMKNNLMRLHDKLLSRKRSIIETINDQLKNISQIEHSRHRSPVNFCVNVLCGLIAYCHQPKKPSLHLDWVLPSYL; this is encoded by the coding sequence ATGTATAGTTTAGAAGCTTTGTTCTGTCATGTAGATGATTTCTGCCAAGCGTTTGAAGCGCAATGGCACAGAAAGCTATTGAGTCATGGAGCAATCAAACGCAAGAGAGAAAAAAGCCTATGCTTGAGTGAAATCATGACAATTCTCATCGCTTTTCATCAAAATCACTATCGGGATTTCAAGTACTTTTATTTAAACCAAGTCAAACAATACTGGAATAGTGCATTTCCAGGATTGCCCAGTTATCAAAGATTTATTGAATGGCTACCATCCACCTTGATACCGTTATGCGTTTATTTGAAGCATTGTTTTGGTAGGTGTACGGGTATCGGTTTTATTGATTCTACTAGCTTGAAAGTCTGCCATAATCGTCGGATTTCCAGGCATCGGGTATTTAAAGACTTAGCCAGTCGTGGTAAGACTTCTGTCGATTGGTTTTTTGGTTTTAAGTTGCATCTTGTCGTCAACGAGTTTGGTCAACTATTAAATGTGGCTTTGACTCCCGGTAATGTTGACGACCGCCAACCTGTACATGATTTACTTAGTGGTCTGTTTGGTAAAATCTTTGCCGATAGAGGTTATGTGTCCCAAAAACTGGCAACTCAACTTTTAAATGACTTCGGCATTGAATTTTTTGCCAAGCCTCGTCGCAATATGAAGAATAACTTGATGCGTCTTCATGACAAGCTTTTGTCTCGTAAACGCTCCATTATTGAGACTATTAACGACCAACTCAAAAACATTTCTCAAATTGAGCATTCTCGACACCGTAGTCCCGTTAATTTTTGCGTCAACGTTTTGTGCGGATTAATTGCTTATTGTCATCAACCTAAGAAGCCTAGCCTACATCTGGACTGGGTTTTACCTTCTTATCTTTAA
- a CDS encoding DUF6918 family protein: protein MGLSDGLLNPAKKALVVDDCCRMIDAQLASKSGLSGMALKTAFAALKGIKPGYIPNVVEQLLPQCCEALDPIWSEGVQKGDPVGHLVDNRSRTADALLSITDARVKDSKRQLVRGTYDKFRGSAKQHVEEAVPDFAQVIERYAKA, encoded by the coding sequence ATGGGACTTAGTGATGGACTCTTGAACCCAGCAAAAAAGGCTTTGGTTGTGGATGATTGCTGCCGTATGATAGACGCACAACTCGCTTCCAAGTCAGGTCTAAGTGGTATGGCCTTAAAAACCGCCTTTGCAGCCTTAAAAGGAATCAAGCCTGGATATATCCCCAATGTAGTAGAACAACTCCTACCACAGTGCTGTGAAGCGCTTGATCCTATATGGAGTGAGGGTGTGCAGAAAGGCGACCCCGTTGGGCATTTAGTTGACAATCGCTCTCGGACAGCTGACGCATTACTCAGCATCACCGATGCAAGAGTTAAAGACTCAAAACGCCAACTTGTACGGGGAACTTATGATAAATTTCGTGGTTCAGCCAAGCAACACGTAGAGGAAGCCGTACCAGATTTTGCTCAGGTAATTGAGAGATACGCTAAAGCTTAA